A genomic region of Sulfobacillus acidophilus DSM 10332 contains the following coding sequences:
- a CDS encoding transposase IS116/IS110/IS902 family protein (PFAM: Transposase IS116/IS110/IS902 family; Transposase~COGs: COG3547 Transposase and inactivated derivatives~InterPro IPR003346~KEGG: tmr:Tmar_1896 transposase IS116/IS110/IS902 family protein~PFAM: Transposase, IS116/IS110/IS902~SPTR: Transposase IS116/IS110/IS902 family protein), with protein sequence MTRFMGLDLHKNYIHGYVFQPGQKGTHFRFSNTPEDWARFLATRLTPETAVAIEATGNAFTISDRLVNHARQVVVIHPAGLKGLGAGRHTDRIDAERLAQLLALGTSARVQVWVPPAEGRAIRALITQVRACQQHETAWRNRARNLLIRAGYAVPRSVALRDWLAAHAAELDETLQIVFTSALTMAEQAQQEGERLRGEILRRLQGRPEMAWLWSLPGLGAWTAAVVWAWIGDPLRFRSARQVGRYAGLDPSVHQSGEADWRGHISHKGPAILRQVLVEAAWWAIRAKDTPLRAFYDRVLSRLGKRRAIVAVARKLLVAAWRVWREQRLAHEVDRCISSRRIGHYQQKNSPPGVGNFRTTRILACNRDLPNPPSSVPGVTASRHRSFMRACFMR encoded by the coding sequence ATGACACGGTTTATGGGGTTGGATTTGCATAAAAATTATATCCATGGCTATGTGTTTCAACCCGGCCAAAAAGGGACGCATTTCCGGTTTTCCAACACGCCCGAGGATTGGGCCCGGTTTCTCGCAACGCGGCTCACCCCGGAGACCGCCGTGGCGATCGAAGCCACCGGAAATGCGTTCACGATCTCTGATCGCCTGGTGAACCACGCCCGTCAAGTGGTCGTGATTCATCCGGCGGGCTTGAAAGGGCTGGGCGCCGGGCGGCACACGGACCGGATCGATGCCGAGCGGCTGGCCCAGCTGCTGGCGCTGGGGACGTCCGCCCGGGTGCAGGTGTGGGTGCCGCCCGCAGAGGGTCGGGCGATCCGGGCGTTGATCACCCAAGTCCGGGCTTGCCAGCAGCACGAGACAGCGTGGCGCAATCGCGCGCGCAATCTCTTGATCCGGGCGGGCTATGCGGTCCCGCGGTCGGTGGCCTTGCGGGACTGGCTGGCGGCCCATGCGGCGGAGCTCGACGAGACGCTGCAAATCGTCTTCACGAGTGCGCTGACGATGGCCGAGCAGGCCCAGCAGGAAGGTGAGCGCTTGCGGGGTGAGATTCTGCGGCGCTTGCAGGGGCGACCGGAGATGGCGTGGCTCTGGAGTCTCCCCGGGTTAGGGGCGTGGACCGCGGCCGTGGTGTGGGCCTGGATTGGGGATCCCCTCCGGTTTCGGTCCGCCCGCCAAGTCGGGCGGTATGCCGGGCTGGATCCGAGCGTTCATCAATCGGGCGAAGCCGATTGGCGCGGGCACATCAGTCACAAAGGGCCGGCCATACTGCGCCAGGTCCTGGTGGAAGCGGCCTGGTGGGCGATTCGGGCGAAGGACACCCCGCTCCGCGCGTTCTATGACCGGGTGTTATCGCGGCTCGGCAAACGACGGGCCATTGTCGCCGTAGCGCGTAAGCTCCTCGTGGCGGCGTGGCGGGTCTGGCGTGAGCAACGCCTGGCGCACGAAGTCGACCGGTGTATTTCGTCAAGAAGAATTGGGCACTATCAGCAAAAAAATTCCCCACCCGGGGTGGGGAATTTTCGGACCACGAGAATCCTGGCATGCAACCGGGATCTTCCGAATCCACCATCATCCGTTCCCGGAGTGACGGCCTCTCGTCATCGTTCTTTCATGAGGGCATGTTTCATGCGATAG
- a CDS encoding Integrase catalytic region (PFAM: Transposase; Integrase core domain~InterPro IPR002514:IPR001584~KEGG: hmo:HM1_0524 integrase, catalytic region~PFAM: Integrase, catalytic core; Transposase IS3/IS911~SPTR: Integrase, catalytic region) has product MIPMSQTYAPEFKQQVVREVRETGNAALVARQHQLNPSMVRRWVREALTAEYPDPQALSLAEENVRLKRLLAERDLQIAMLQDFLRKKGDAVVTELCEQVHAWAEAYPQVPLQVWCATVHLPRGSYYAWRRRQLNPSEDRRRAAVGHAPVGYSTTQTGHAVSDDQIMAWILAILEQENPLVWLSESHGGLTPTVWVDHQSEKGLSADEGLALALARSPPEIALSAQIGPELGHHATEPAVANGHHLRIYCGRRPFFYVQAILDVCDRSIVAYHIGLTCRAADAAQTLQRAVQARQTEWGPEPPVIRTDNGPQFTAHVFEAQCQAFGLTHERIPVATPNANAYIEAWHALLDRECLSLEFATYAEAYAAVTRWIAFYNQRRLHGALGYRSPAQMRHAVANGQAQWTPLCA; this is encoded by the coding sequence ATGATTCCGATGAGTCAAACCTATGCACCCGAATTTAAACAGCAAGTGGTACGCGAAGTACGAGAAACCGGTAATGCGGCCCTGGTAGCCCGGCAACATCAGCTGAACCCCTCCATGGTGCGCCGCTGGGTCCGGGAAGCCTTAACCGCAGAATATCCGGATCCGCAAGCCTTGTCGTTAGCCGAAGAAAACGTGCGCCTAAAGCGGCTGTTAGCGGAGCGCGACCTTCAAATTGCGATGCTCCAGGATTTTCTCCGCAAAAAAGGGGATGCGGTGGTGACAGAATTATGTGAACAGGTGCATGCATGGGCTGAGGCGTACCCCCAGGTGCCCCTGCAAGTCTGGTGTGCGACCGTGCATCTCCCGCGCGGGAGTTATTATGCCTGGCGCCGGCGGCAGCTCAACCCGTCCGAAGACCGACGGCGCGCGGCCGTCGGCCACGCCCCTGTGGGCTATAGCACCACCCAAACCGGGCATGCGGTGTCCGACGACCAAATCATGGCGTGGATTCTGGCCATTTTGGAGCAGGAAAATCCCCTGGTATGGCTATCGGAAAGTCACGGCGGTCTTACGCCAACAGTATGGGTTGATCATCAATCCGAAAAAGGTCTATCGGCTGATGAAGGCTTGGCACTTGCTCTGGCCCGATCGCCCCCCGAAATCGCGCTATCCGCGCAAATTGGCCCGGAATTGGGTCATCACGCGACCGAACCAGCTGTGGCAAACGGACATCACCTACGGATATATTGCGGGCGAAGACCGTTTTTCTACGTCCAAGCGATTTTAGATGTCTGTGACCGGAGTATCGTGGCCTATCACATTGGGCTGACCTGCCGGGCGGCGGACGCCGCCCAGACGCTTCAACGAGCCGTCCAGGCCCGCCAGACCGAATGGGGTCCGGAACCGCCCGTGATTCGCACCGATAATGGCCCTCAATTTACGGCTCACGTGTTCGAAGCCCAGTGTCAAGCCTTCGGCTTGACCCACGAACGGATTCCCGTGGCGACGCCGAACGCCAACGCCTATATTGAGGCCTGGCATGCCCTGTTAGACCGCGAATGTCTGAGTCTGGAATTTGCGACCTATGCCGAAGCCTACGCGGCGGTCACCCGGTGGATTGCGTTTTATAACCAGCGCCGCCTGCACGGAGCCTTAGGGTATCGGTCTCCTGCCCAAATGCGGCACGCCGTGGCGAACGGCCAAGCACAGTGGACCCCGTTGTGTGCGTAA
- a CDS encoding transposase mutator type (PFAM: Transposase, Mutator family~COGs: COG3328 Transposase and inactivated derivatives~InterPro IPR001207~KEGG: sth:STH2279 transposase~PFAM: Transposase, mutator type~SPTR: Transposase) yields the protein MASSITKKSRSEQTLTVPWVDILQDAEDGLLALSIRVGLQVLQQMMAAEVEQLAGPKGRHDPQRQAVRHGTEVGSVFLGDRKISVSHPRVRAADGSEEIPLDTYHQFQDPTLATQAVLERMLYGLASRQQRHADAAFESAMEQPGPSKSTVSRRFIQATQQALDRFLQRRLDDRTWVVVMIDGLRVADHMVVGALGIDAEGHKRVLGLVEGATENHTVVTALLQDLITRGLTAAHGLLVVIDGAKALAKAVREVWGDRVLIQRCQIHKQRNVLDHLPKSAENRVRQRLRKAYQEPDADKAAQALEALAKELERDHPGAAGSLREGLEETLTVQRLGLPGLLRQTLANTNAMESLNSQFRTHAQNVKHWTNGQQVLRWLASASFFIEDTLTRIPGYREIPVLQTALKSAVAHKPEQKTEQIG from the coding sequence GTGGCTTCCAGTATAACGAAAAAGTCCCGCTCGGAACAGACGCTGACCGTGCCGTGGGTAGACATTCTCCAGGATGCGGAAGACGGCTTATTGGCGCTGTCGATCCGGGTCGGATTGCAGGTCTTGCAACAGATGATGGCGGCCGAGGTGGAGCAGTTAGCGGGGCCTAAAGGACGTCATGATCCGCAACGCCAAGCGGTCCGACACGGGACCGAAGTCGGGAGCGTCTTTTTGGGGGATCGCAAAATCTCCGTTTCGCACCCACGGGTGCGGGCAGCCGATGGCTCGGAGGAAATTCCGTTAGACACCTACCATCAGTTTCAGGACCCGACGCTGGCGACCCAAGCCGTACTGGAACGGATGCTGTATGGCTTAGCGAGCCGCCAGCAGCGCCATGCCGATGCCGCCTTTGAATCCGCGATGGAGCAGCCGGGCCCCAGCAAAAGCACGGTGAGCCGGCGCTTTATCCAAGCCACCCAACAGGCCCTCGACCGCTTCCTCCAACGCCGGTTGGATGACCGGACGTGGGTTGTGGTGATGATCGATGGTTTGCGCGTGGCCGACCACATGGTGGTCGGGGCCTTAGGGATTGATGCGGAAGGCCACAAACGCGTACTGGGATTGGTGGAAGGGGCCACCGAAAATCATACCGTGGTCACGGCCTTATTACAGGATCTGATCACCCGCGGCCTGACGGCCGCGCACGGATTACTCGTGGTCATCGATGGCGCCAAGGCCTTAGCCAAAGCGGTGCGCGAGGTCTGGGGGGATCGCGTCCTCATCCAACGCTGCCAAATTCACAAGCAACGGAATGTGCTGGACCACCTGCCGAAATCGGCCGAAAATCGTGTCCGCCAGCGCTTACGGAAAGCGTATCAAGAACCGGATGCGGACAAGGCCGCCCAGGCATTAGAAGCGCTCGCGAAAGAGCTTGAACGGGACCATCCCGGCGCCGCCGGGAGCCTCCGAGAAGGGTTGGAAGAGACCCTCACCGTGCAGCGTTTGGGTCTTCCGGGCCTCTTGCGCCAAACGTTGGCCAACACCAATGCCATGGAATCTCTTAACAGTCAATTTCGGACCCATGCGCAGAACGTCAAACATTGGACCAATGGGCAACAAGTCTTACGCTGGTTGGCGTCGGCGAGCTTTTTCATCGAAGACACGTTGACGCGGATCCCGGGCTATCGCGAGATTCCCGTGTTGCAAACGGCCTTAAAATCAGCAGTGGCGCATAAACCCGAACAAAAAACCGAGCAAATCGGTTAA
- a CDS encoding diguanylate phosphodiesterase (PFAM: EAL domain~COGs: COG2200 FOG: EAL domain~InterPro IPR001633~KEGG: ace:Acel_2099 response regulator receiver modulated diguanylate phosphodiesterase~PFAM: Diguanylate phosphodiesterase, predicted~SMART: Diguanylate phosphodiesterase, predicted~SPTR: Putative diguanylate phosphodiesterase (EAL domain) with GAF sensor) yields the protein MGEDQIGAILQHTIDQGAVTIVFQPIRHVSGALWGFEALSRFSEGVTPESAWAWAARQGLTRTLDRIAVTSAIQASQGLPGLMFVNIAAATLADISFLRHMGHTHRIVWEITESAVTRSIGRWGSRALRAAGYHLAMDDAGRAHSTPERLRWLQPDFVKVDQELVRAYIEEDTRTLLYWVDNAHTLGAHVIAEGVEDPIWIAHLAQAGVDAVQGWAIGRPAAAEDWHHQLLSEFSGGGGGGGNIFHFWCRVRAIGIHEPGIRSGFNGSLARKRAFHRGNECTNIPSCQWHATKTAAVKEDSDAAWRMGITENLPQKPYVEAENREKAMAI from the coding sequence GTGGGCGAGGATCAGATTGGGGCCATTTTGCAACACACGATCGATCAGGGTGCGGTGACCATCGTTTTTCAACCGATCCGTCATGTATCCGGGGCCTTGTGGGGCTTTGAGGCGTTGTCCCGATTTTCTGAAGGGGTCACCCCGGAGTCGGCCTGGGCTTGGGCGGCCCGGCAGGGGTTGACCCGGACCTTAGATCGCATTGCCGTCACCTCGGCCATTCAGGCCTCCCAGGGCTTACCGGGCCTGATGTTTGTGAATATCGCCGCGGCGACCTTAGCGGATATTTCTTTTTTACGGCACATGGGGCATACCCACCGCATCGTCTGGGAAATTACCGAATCGGCGGTGACCCGGAGCATTGGGCGGTGGGGCAGTCGGGCCCTGCGAGCGGCGGGCTACCACTTGGCCATGGATGATGCCGGGCGCGCGCATTCGACACCGGAGCGCCTGCGATGGCTTCAGCCGGATTTTGTCAAGGTGGACCAAGAGTTGGTCAGGGCCTATATCGAGGAGGACACGCGGACCTTGCTGTACTGGGTAGACAATGCCCATACCCTGGGAGCGCACGTAATCGCCGAAGGCGTCGAAGATCCGATCTGGATTGCCCATTTAGCCCAGGCGGGGGTGGATGCCGTGCAAGGGTGGGCCATCGGACGGCCCGCTGCCGCCGAAGACTGGCACCATCAGTTATTATCAGAATTTTCGGGGGGGGGGGGGGGGGGGGGTAATATTTTCCATTTTTGGTGCCGCGTTCGTGCGATCGGCATACACGAACCGGGAATACGTTCTGGGTTTAACGGGAGCCTGGCGCGCAAACGGGCGTTTCATAGGGGGAATGAATGCACCAACATTCCATCCTGTCAGTGGCACGCGACAAAAACCGCCGCAGTAAAAGAGGACTCTGACGCGGCATGGCGAATGGGCATAACTGAGAACCTTCCGCAAAAACCCTATGTGGAAGCCGAAAACCGAGAGAAGGCTATGGCAATCTGA
- a CDS encoding putative signal transduction histidine kinase (PFAM: Histidine kinase; Histidine kinase-, DNA gyrase B-, and HSP90-like ATPase~COGs: COG4585 Signal transduction histidine kinase~InterPro IPR003594:IPR011712~KEGG: aac:Aaci_3079 histidine kinase~PFAM: ATP-binding region, ATPase-like; Signal transduction histidine kinase, subgroup 3, dimerisation and phosphoacceptor region~SMART: ATP-binding region, ATPase-like~SPTR: Histidine kinase), whose product MVEQKSESNWQSASRRVKDSFTSAAAFALIEQERQRLARDLHDGPVQMLTNLSMRLNMMERLMAVDPALAMDEWRRMNERLLEAINLLRQVLYDLQPIVLDEAGLAGGLEMLARRWSDDTGIACTVHWAVPEPVWPLDLAGKVGVFRIVQEALANIAKHAQATQVTLAAELAETVLTMTIQDNGRGFDPTPGRPGHYGLTTMAQRAALVGATWTIQSAPGEGTVCQLQWKRSDG is encoded by the coding sequence ATGGTAGAGCAGAAGTCCGAATCGAATTGGCAATCCGCATCGCGGCGCGTTAAGGATTCCTTTACGTCAGCCGCCGCTTTCGCATTAATTGAACAGGAACGTCAACGGTTGGCCCGTGATTTGCACGATGGTCCCGTTCAAATGCTAACGAATCTCAGTATGCGCCTCAATATGATGGAGCGCTTAATGGCCGTTGATCCAGCATTGGCCATGGATGAATGGCGGCGGATGAACGAACGCTTGCTCGAGGCGATTAATCTCTTGCGGCAAGTGCTGTATGATTTGCAGCCCATTGTGCTGGACGAAGCGGGGCTTGCGGGAGGGCTGGAAATGTTGGCACGCCGATGGTCCGACGATACCGGGATTGCGTGTACCGTGCATTGGGCGGTTCCGGAACCGGTTTGGCCCCTGGATCTGGCCGGAAAGGTCGGCGTGTTTCGCATTGTTCAAGAAGCCCTCGCTAATATTGCCAAACACGCCCAGGCGACGCAGGTGACGCTTGCCGCCGAACTGGCGGAGACGGTGCTGACGATGACGATTCAAGACAATGGGCGGGGCTTTGATCCAACCCCGGGGCGTCCTGGGCATTATGGCCTGACGACGATGGCCCAACGGGCGGCCTTGGTAGGGGCGACCTGGACCATTCAGTCTGCGCCGGGAGAAGGGACCGTTTGTCAGTTGCAATGGAAACGTTCGGACGGATGA
- a CDS encoding putative metal dependent phosphohydrolase (COGs: COG2206 HD-GYP domain~InterPro IPR019734:IPR013105~KEGG: aac:Aaci_3080 metal dependent phosphohydrolase~PFAM: Tetratricopeptide TPR2~SMART: Tetratricopeptide repeat~SPTR: Metal dependent phosphohydrolase) produces MTPEQAVALGERWYDHGWLDAAVEYWQRVISMVCDPGLMVSAWDGIARVAARRGRWDEALAAFDQALAVLPSRADSEWTMRLAMHQALVWAQQGQTDSAYRQLWALAQQARTFTSPELRARIGLNLAAVQIDYEYYAQAIATLHSVATDWTPEDQMRYRYFWATNLGVCHVALRQWDEATQYLDLALSVATTEDRAVPVLVERAILAFHRGDTAGSVAEAQRALRIMWRHWLAIEPDELARLSTVLARIAEAFGESFLARRFEDMAQTLYGQLGRWQAWHRMRSIEDPSFLRRFPAKDSAMIDELRRAVQWLETLFALDIVWPQASYITEVRNHAAQAIAARLQWPTVRRNDLASACRLADVGLTAIDPLARDHPRRSPAAWQQYRQHPWLSCQLLAPLGLDARVLETIAHHHEQPDGQGFPEGRTAPDIPESAAIYAVADVYAQGTLTEGHTATWSRMQDLAGSQLDARWVGVLLEIFASVNSEG; encoded by the coding sequence ATGACGCCGGAACAAGCCGTGGCCCTCGGGGAGCGCTGGTATGACCACGGATGGCTTGACGCCGCGGTCGAGTACTGGCAACGCGTCATCAGCATGGTTTGCGATCCCGGTTTGATGGTTTCAGCGTGGGACGGCATTGCCCGGGTGGCTGCACGTCGGGGCCGTTGGGACGAGGCGTTGGCTGCGTTTGATCAGGCTCTTGCGGTTTTGCCTTCCCGGGCGGACAGCGAGTGGACGATGCGCCTTGCGATGCATCAGGCCCTGGTCTGGGCCCAACAGGGGCAGACCGACAGTGCTTACCGACAGTTATGGGCGTTGGCCCAGCAGGCGCGGACATTCACCTCGCCGGAGTTACGAGCCCGTATCGGGTTGAACTTGGCGGCCGTCCAGATCGATTATGAATATTATGCCCAGGCCATTGCAACGTTGCACTCCGTGGCTACCGATTGGACCCCGGAAGATCAGATGCGTTATCGGTATTTTTGGGCCACTAATCTTGGCGTATGTCACGTGGCGTTGCGCCAATGGGATGAGGCGACACAGTACCTAGATTTGGCCTTGTCGGTTGCGACCACCGAAGACCGGGCGGTGCCTGTATTGGTAGAGCGTGCCATTTTAGCCTTTCACCGCGGGGATACGGCCGGCAGTGTGGCCGAGGCGCAACGCGCCCTGCGAATTATGTGGAGGCATTGGCTCGCCATCGAGCCGGATGAATTAGCCCGACTTAGCACGGTATTGGCGCGTATTGCGGAGGCCTTCGGGGAATCGTTCTTGGCCCGACGGTTTGAAGACATGGCCCAAACGCTCTATGGGCAGCTGGGCCGGTGGCAGGCATGGCACCGGATGCGGTCTATCGAGGACCCGTCGTTTTTGCGACGTTTCCCTGCCAAAGATTCCGCGATGATTGACGAATTACGGCGCGCGGTTCAGTGGTTGGAGACATTGTTCGCCTTAGATATCGTCTGGCCACAAGCCAGCTACATTACTGAGGTGCGGAATCATGCCGCCCAAGCCATCGCTGCACGATTGCAATGGCCGACCGTTCGCCGGAACGACTTGGCGAGCGCCTGTCGTTTGGCTGACGTCGGGTTGACGGCCATCGATCCGTTGGCCCGGGATCATCCCCGTCGGTCGCCAGCGGCTTGGCAGCAATACCGTCAACATCCGTGGCTCAGCTGTCAGTTGCTCGCGCCGTTGGGACTCGATGCCCGTGTGCTCGAGACAATTGCCCATCACCATGAACAGCCGGATGGGCAGGGGTTCCCGGAGGGACGGACCGCCCCGGACATTCCGGAATCCGCTGCCATTTATGCCGTGGCGGACGTTTATGCCCAGGGAACGTTGACGGAGGGGCATACGGCGACATGGTCCCGTATGCAGGATCTGGCCGGCTCGCAACTTGACGCCCGATGGGTGGGCGTACTTTTGGAGATTTTTGCATCCGTCAATTCGGAGGGATAA
- a CDS encoding response regulator receiver protein (PFAM: Response regulator receiver domain~COGs: COG2197 Response regulator containing a CheY-like receiver domain and an HTH DNA-binding domain~InterPro IPR001789~KEGG: rca:Rcas_0993 response regulator receiver protein~PFAM: Signal transduction response regulator, receiver region~SMART: Signal transduction response regulator, receiver region~SPTR: Response regulator receiver protein;~manually curated): MDILIVDDTLETRIVLAQLVKLAGGRVVAQASSAAEALEWLRNHRVDLVITDYQMPECRGDELAVMIRQSWPTTRIALVSVRHDADLTEKAQDAGVDWILAKPVGISTMEAIIRSVAGPTSRIRADEDITRQFGDQGVRSG; encoded by the coding sequence ATAGACATTTTAATTGTCGACGACACGTTGGAAACCCGGATCGTGCTGGCCCAACTGGTAAAATTGGCGGGTGGCCGGGTCGTGGCCCAAGCCTCCTCGGCTGCCGAAGCATTGGAGTGGTTACGAAACCATCGTGTCGATTTGGTGATTACCGATTATCAAATGCCGGAGTGCCGCGGCGATGAGTTAGCCGTGATGATCCGCCAATCCTGGCCGACAACCCGGATTGCACTCGTGAGTGTCCGTCACGATGCCGATCTCACCGAAAAAGCTCAGGATGCCGGAGTAGATTGGATCTTAGCCAAACCGGTAGGGATATCTACGATGGAGGCCATTATCCGATCGGTCGCCGGTCCTACATCCCGGATTCGGGCGGACGAGGACATTACACGCCAATTCGGAGACCAAGGAGTGCGATCGGGGTGA
- a CDS encoding hypothetical protein (PFAM: Transposase~SPTR: Putative transposase), with product MIPMSQTYAPEFKQQVVREVRETGNAALVARQHQLNPSMVRRWVREALTAEYPDPQALSLAEETCA from the coding sequence ATGATTCCGATGAGTCAAACCTATGCACCCGAATTTAAACAGCAAGTGGTACGCGAAGTACGAGAAACCGGTAATGCGGCCCTGGTAGCCCGGCAACATCAGCTGAACCCCTCCATGGTGCGCCGCTGGGTCCGGGAAGCCTTAACCGCAGAATATCCGGATCCGCAAGCCTTGTCGTTAGCCGAAGAAACGTGCGCCTAA
- a CDS encoding Integrase catalytic region (PFAM: Integrase core domain~InterPro IPR001584~KEGG: bts:Btus_3045 hypothetical protein~PFAM: Integrase, catalytic core~SPTR: Putative uncharacterized protein) translates to MVNKTITEVLPMSASRRLPPLSLTDADRTYLTQRAHSRSARHAEVIRAQMLLAYADGEPVQAIADRLQMARNAVRRCVAKALALGPRQALKDLPRPGRPRQITPEARAWIVSLACQKPKDLGLAPEFWSESLLAQYVREHAVAAGHPSAQWVQQGTISKLLAEHELHPHRMTYYLQRRDPEFEAKMVQVLHVYQPVEFTFDDDGQPTVRWSSDEKPGIQALGSTAPDRAPQPATGQGTWQRDHEYVRHGTVSLLAGIDLATGEILGLVRPRHRSAEFVEFLQTLDQKYPTGVKIQIILDNHSAHTSRETRAYLATVPNRFDFVFTPKHASWLNLIEVFFAKLSKQLLKGIRVNSTDELADRMLAYIDWLNQDPVPFRWRWTPKDVEDAHVI, encoded by the coding sequence ATGGTGAATAAAACCATCACGGAGGTTTTGCCGATGTCCGCCTCACGGCGTCTCCCCCCACTCTCCCTCACCGACGCGGATCGTACCTACTTGACGCAACGGGCGCACAGCCGCTCGGCGCGTCACGCGGAAGTCATCCGGGCGCAAATGCTGCTCGCGTATGCCGATGGCGAACCCGTGCAGGCGATTGCGGACCGGCTGCAGATGGCCCGTAATGCCGTGCGCCGTTGCGTCGCGAAAGCGCTCGCTCTGGGGCCGCGCCAAGCCTTGAAGGATCTGCCGCGGCCGGGACGGCCCCGCCAAATTACCCCGGAAGCCCGCGCCTGGATTGTCAGCCTCGCCTGTCAGAAGCCTAAGGATCTGGGCTTGGCCCCGGAATTTTGGTCGGAATCGCTGTTGGCGCAATATGTGCGTGAACACGCGGTGGCCGCCGGCCACCCCAGTGCCCAATGGGTGCAACAGGGCACAATTTCCAAGCTGTTGGCGGAGCACGAACTGCATCCGCACCGCATGACCTATTATCTGCAACGCCGGGACCCCGAATTCGAGGCCAAGATGGTCCAAGTGCTCCACGTCTACCAGCCAGTCGAATTCACCTTCGATGATGACGGACAGCCCACCGTCCGGTGGTCATCCGATGAAAAGCCCGGCATTCAAGCGCTCGGGTCCACGGCGCCCGACCGGGCGCCACAGCCCGCAACCGGCCAGGGCACCTGGCAACGGGACCACGAATATGTCCGGCACGGCACGGTGAGCCTCTTGGCCGGGATCGATCTCGCGACCGGCGAAATCCTGGGCTTGGTCCGCCCCCGCCATCGAAGCGCCGAGTTCGTCGAGTTTTTGCAAACGCTTGACCAGAAATATCCCACGGGGGTCAAGATTCAAATCATCCTGGATAATCACTCCGCCCACACTTCGCGCGAAACCCGTGCCTATTTAGCGACGGTGCCCAATCGCTTTGACTTCGTCTTTACGCCGAAACATGCGTCATGGCTGAACCTGATCGAGGTGTTTTTTGCGAAGTTGTCGAAACAATTACTGAAGGGAATCCGGGTGAACTCCACGGACGAACTGGCCGACCGGATGTTAGCATATATTGATTGGCTCAATCAGGATCCCGTGCCGTTTCGTTGGCGGTGGACTCCGAAGGACGTCGAGGATGCGCACGTTATTTAG